From Candidatus Pedobacter colombiensis, one genomic window encodes:
- a CDS encoding YnfA family protein, producing MDVLKSLGIFILAGLCEIGGGYLIWLWLKEGKPLWYGLIGALILVGYGVVATWQTANFGRVYATYGGVFIVLALLWAWKVDGFQPDKWDIIGAAIALIGACIIIYMPRAA from the coding sequence ATGGACGTTTTAAAATCGCTTGGTATTTTTATTCTAGCTGGTCTTTGTGAAATTGGGGGTGGATATCTCATTTGGTTGTGGTTGAAGGAAGGAAAGCCTTTATGGTATGGTCTTATCGGTGCTTTAATTCTTGTGGGGTATGGTGTGGTTGCCACTTGGCAGACTGCAAATTTCGGACGGGTGTATGCTACTTATGGTGGTGTTTTTATTGTACTTGCTTTGCTTTGGGCCTGGAAGGTGGATGGTTTTCAACCGGATAAATGGGATATTATCGGTGCGGCTATCGCATTGATTGGTGCCTGTATTATTATTTATATGCCAAGGGCAGCTTAA
- a CDS encoding histone H1, producing MEKFEKVKQLIASIEADADKFYNKENGAAGTRVRKGMQDLKVLATEIRKEVTDRKNSK from the coding sequence ATGGAAAAATTTGAAAAAGTTAAACAGTTGATCGCTTCTATTGAAGCTGATGCGGACAAATTTTATAACAAAGAAAATGGCGCTGCCGGTACTAGGGTTCGTAAAGGAATGCAGGATTTGAAGGTTCTGGCTACTGAGATCCGTAAGGAGGTTACTGACCGTAAGAACAGTAAATAA
- a CDS encoding NUDIX domain-containing protein — translation MAKKSAGILLYRFSAEELEVLLVHPGGPFFRNKDKGWWTVPKGEIMPDEEPLDTALREFKEETGYLPEGEFLALKPIVQKGGKLVYCWAVMGDLDAPRIVCNTFSIEWPPKSGKLVDFPEVDQAKWYSLIEAVVFINDRQRDFLQELKGIVKP, via the coding sequence ATGGCTAAAAAGAGTGCAGGTATATTGTTGTATAGGTTTTCAGCTGAAGAACTCGAGGTTTTGCTGGTTCATCCTGGTGGCCCGTTTTTTCGGAATAAGGATAAGGGATGGTGGACGGTGCCAAAGGGGGAGATTATGCCAGATGAAGAGCCTTTGGATACAGCATTGAGGGAGTTTAAAGAGGAAACAGGTTATTTGCCTGAAGGAGAATTTTTGGCTTTAAAGCCTATTGTGCAAAAAGGTGGTAAATTGGTGTACTGCTGGGCGGTAATGGGGGACTTGGATGCTCCAAGAATTGTTTGTAATACTTTTTCGATTGAATGGCCACCCAAATCGGGGAAGTTGGTTGATTTTCCTGAAGTAGATCAGGCTAAATGGTACTCCTTGATTGAGGCAGTTGTATTTATTAATGATCGCCAGCGAGATTTTTTGCAAGAGTTGAAGGGAATAGTGAAACCATAA
- a CDS encoding nucleoid-associated protein: MVELLKKGHNLSVSNIIVHKLNKEGGNKITKLKLAKKELLINDQEIFFVADVRKTFQNKSHPIYGIFDDSLVFNGFKDKISQYRSGDLDFLSFTHRSMELYELEIKKSAPATGAFMVFADYILKDNGDRYILLFSINNNDGYNLSEDLTIKQILNLDLSKLDVAAQINLTRWEKHTDGDNDGIKSYLSFIKGKKNLSDYFLDFIGCADKSTNSDSSQAMVTALHAFLTEKGFSSEEIRSKKKIVYDYCRTCIKDKREVRLSQISYLLDEEEPNAFSNFASSEDYRVSEVVKTDTKVLKSLHFVDYRSNDLTLIFNTDLITNKRIDYNSKNKTLLIKDLPEELIKELEQNVN; this comes from the coding sequence ATGGTTGAACTATTAAAAAAGGGACATAATCTCAGTGTCTCTAACATCATTGTACACAAGTTGAACAAGGAAGGTGGCAATAAAATCACAAAACTAAAACTAGCTAAGAAAGAACTACTGATAAACGATCAGGAAATTTTCTTTGTTGCTGATGTGAGAAAGACCTTCCAAAACAAATCACATCCTATTTATGGTATTTTCGATGATTCGCTTGTTTTCAACGGCTTCAAAGACAAAATTTCGCAATATCGGTCCGGCGATCTTGATTTTTTGTCGTTTACACATAGGTCCATGGAGCTTTACGAACTTGAGATCAAGAAAAGTGCTCCAGCAACTGGCGCCTTCATGGTATTTGCAGATTATATACTAAAAGATAACGGAGATAGATACATACTTCTTTTTTCTATCAATAACAATGATGGCTATAATCTTAGTGAAGATCTAACCATAAAGCAAATTCTTAATTTAGATTTAAGTAAATTAGATGTAGCCGCCCAAATCAATTTAACCAGATGGGAAAAACATACAGACGGAGATAATGATGGCATTAAGAGTTATCTTTCGTTTATTAAGGGGAAGAAAAACTTATCGGATTATTTCCTAGATTTCATCGGTTGCGCAGATAAAAGCACCAATTCTGACTCCTCTCAAGCAATGGTGACCGCATTGCACGCTTTTCTTACGGAAAAAGGCTTTTCAAGTGAAGAGATAAGGAGTAAAAAAAAGATCGTCTATGATTATTGTAGGACGTGTATTAAGGACAAAAGAGAAGTTCGGCTTAGCCAAATCTCATATCTATTAGATGAAGAAGAACCTAATGCGTTCTCTAATTTTGCGTCATCAGAAGATTATCGTGTAAGTGAGGTAGTCAAGACAGATACAAAGGTATTGAAGTCCCTTCATTTTGTTGATTACCGTAGTAATGATCTAACTCTAATTTTCAATACAGATCTCATTACAAATAAAAGGATTGATTATAATAGCAAAAATAAGACATTATTAATCAAAGATCTACCAGAAGAACTCATCAAAGAGCTAGAGCAAAATGTCAATTGA
- a CDS encoding toll/interleukin-1 receptor domain-containing protein has protein sequence MNDFYHISTDEKSLEHPLQMNNLGLRRIMAIIGQFKRNDWDGRSSQSSKHYRDTTPKDYDAQFALRLLKTDPPYEIDILLDHHYNHYVARFDDPKRFLKHVKYVILPLLQNNSKGEVYIELTEDWLIEKEQEMTSVKVIPAKNQENIPAPSDKTVVITNEEVFISYSWDSEEYVQKVVEFTDFLRTKGFHAHLDVMLSQNETSINFVKMMHQSMGNHKKVVVVLSKGYKVKAESFTGGVGEEFVLLLNDIKQSPKKYILISFEGRSDEIIPFGLRGREIIDLSDPKGEEQLYRKLMDEPEYSFSDVASEKPKLAPVKINEFQALVPSKMISIENPLVTPDGSHSQGGLYKHIDFKLILNFKNTSSKTIDGLAYSLRVKQQLAPEYYGQTAEEGYFLFTEDISQKVYPGLTVKSTAYKLKVANHTISQILGTRILITVFTDHGSFSKEFEVEQLIEIKPPNENHLEAIPLTQDLFGY, from the coding sequence ATGAACGATTTTTACCATATCAGTACTGACGAAAAATCATTAGAACATCCTCTTCAGATGAATAATCTGGGGTTGCGTCGAATCATGGCCATAATAGGACAATTTAAAAGAAATGATTGGGATGGTCGTTCATCGCAATCTAGTAAACACTATCGTGATACTACACCAAAAGATTATGATGCACAATTTGCACTTCGTCTTCTAAAGACCGATCCTCCTTATGAGATAGATATATTGCTAGATCATCATTATAATCATTATGTTGCTAGATTTGATGATCCTAAACGCTTTTTAAAGCATGTTAAATACGTTATTCTACCTCTATTACAGAATAATTCAAAAGGAGAAGTCTATATAGAATTAACGGAGGACTGGCTGATTGAGAAGGAACAAGAAATGACCTCTGTTAAAGTGATTCCTGCAAAAAATCAGGAAAATATACCGGCCCCATCCGATAAAACTGTTGTAATAACGAATGAAGAAGTTTTTATTTCGTACAGTTGGGATTCCGAAGAATATGTTCAAAAAGTGGTTGAGTTTACCGATTTTCTGCGCACAAAAGGTTTTCATGCACACTTAGATGTTATGCTTAGCCAAAATGAGACATCTATCAATTTTGTAAAAATGATGCATCAGTCTATGGGAAACCACAAGAAAGTTGTCGTTGTGTTGTCTAAAGGTTACAAGGTTAAAGCTGAGTCATTTACCGGGGGAGTTGGAGAGGAATTCGTGTTGTTGCTAAATGATATCAAACAAAGTCCTAAGAAATATATTCTAATAAGCTTTGAGGGACGGTCTGATGAAATCATTCCTTTTGGACTGCGAGGTCGTGAAATTATAGATCTTTCGGATCCAAAAGGAGAAGAGCAATTATACCGAAAGCTTATGGACGAACCTGAGTATAGTTTTTCTGATGTAGCTTCTGAGAAGCCAAAATTAGCTCCTGTTAAAATCAATGAGTTTCAGGCACTGGTTCCTTCGAAAATGATAAGTATTGAAAATCCTTTAGTGACTCCTGATGGCTCCCATAGTCAGGGCGGATTATATAAACACATAGATTTTAAGCTAATACTCAATTTCAAGAATACATCTTCCAAAACAATCGATGGGTTGGCATATAGCTTAAGGGTTAAACAACAACTTGCACCCGAATATTATGGACAAACAGCTGAAGAAGGCTATTTTTTATTTACTGAAGATATTTCCCAGAAGGTATATCCAGGATTGACTGTAAAAAGTACAGCGTACAAGCTGAAAGTTGCGAATCATACCATCTCCCAAATTCTGGGTACAAGAATATTAATAACAGTGTTTACAGACCATGGATCCTTTTCAAAAGAGTTTGAGGTGGAGCAATTGATAGAGATTAAACCACCTAATGAGAATCATTTAGAAGCAATTCCATTAACCCAAGACTTATTTGGCTATTAA
- a CDS encoding helix-turn-helix domain-containing protein, which translates to MTVEFITKEDLNQLKKELIQEITGLLTKNTASTKKWLRSVEVRKMLSISPGTLQNLRINGNLKYTKVGSIFYYDAADIAKMMSDNLTA; encoded by the coding sequence ATGACAGTAGAATTTATTACAAAAGAGGACTTGAATCAATTAAAAAAGGAATTAATTCAAGAAATAACCGGCCTATTAACCAAGAATACCGCTTCAACAAAAAAATGGTTGAGAAGTGTTGAGGTTCGAAAGATGCTTTCCATATCTCCAGGCACGTTACAGAACCTACGGATTAATGGAAATTTAAAATACACCAAGGTGGGGAGCATATTCTATTATGATGCGGCTGATATAGCCAAAATGATGTCAGACAACTTAACTGCATAA